The Winogradskyella schleiferi genome has a window encoding:
- a CDS encoding TetR family transcriptional regulator C-terminal domain-containing protein → MAKKKAIKQSDLIDFYMDYILTHNHKPKSVYAFAKDNNFDEQKFYEFYGTFEALEQSIFKIFFDHTIAALEKSEDYHSFDARNKMLSFYYTFFEILTANRSYVVHVLDSNRNKMESLKVLKHLKKSFTNYVGQLGIETIDLKQEQLEKFQNRTLKESAWLQLLVTMKFWLDDTSASFEKTDIFIEKSLKSGFDLMDTTPIKSIIDFGKFLYKEKMHFN, encoded by the coding sequence ATGGCTAAGAAAAAAGCAATCAAACAATCCGATCTTATAGATTTTTATATGGATTATATTCTGACACATAACCATAAGCCAAAATCAGTATATGCATTTGCAAAAGACAACAATTTTGATGAGCAAAAATTCTATGAGTTTTATGGTACTTTCGAAGCTTTAGAGCAATCCATCTTCAAAATATTTTTCGATCATACCATAGCTGCTTTAGAAAAAAGTGAAGACTATCATTCTTTTGATGCAAGAAATAAGATGTTGAGTTTTTATTATACATTTTTCGAGATTCTAACCGCAAACAGAAGTTATGTTGTCCACGTTCTGGACTCTAACAGAAATAAAATGGAATCCTTAAAAGTATTAAAACACTTAAAGAAAAGTTTTACCAATTACGTTGGACAATTAGGAATAGAGACTATCGATTTGAAACAAGAGCAATTGGAAAAGTTCCAGAATCGCACCTTAAAAGAATCCGCTTGGCTCCAATTATTGGTCACTATGAAATTTTGGTTGGATGACACCTCTGCTTCTTTTGAAAAGACAGATATTTTTATCGAGAAATCTCTTAAATCAGGTTTTGATTTAATGGACACCACACCTATAAAAAGCATTATAGATTTTGGCAAATTTTTGTACAAAGAAAAAATGCACTTTAACTAA
- a CDS encoding DASH family cryptochrome, which produces MQETKDNINLVWFRNDLRTIDNEVLFEAQKNCDQLIAVYCFDPRQFTFDRFGFKKTEKYRAQFLIETVTNLKFQLRNLNIDLLIYHDFPEAKISEICEHFEINSIYFQREWTQEEVNVENHLKSKLDNVEFHSYYNQFLYHPEDINFEIAKTPQVFTVFRKKLEKHIDIRKELKINKCAEENRIENTTEIPTLKDLGFEHFETHPNTAFPFKGGESEALNRLNDYFFSTKKLGFYKKTRNGLVGSDYSSKFSAWLANGSISARTIYWKVKQFEAEHYKNQSTYWLIFELIWRDYFKYVSLKYGNQIFKIDGILNKNYNWSTDKVQVEKWIQGKTNSDFVNANMLEIKKTGWMSNRGRQNVASYFAKELQLDWRIGAAYFESLLIDYDVHSNYGNWLYVAGVGNDPRDRKFNVELQAARYDENGKFRKLWLQPTLF; this is translated from the coding sequence ATGCAGGAGACAAAAGACAACATCAATTTAGTATGGTTTAGAAATGATTTAAGAACCATTGATAATGAGGTTTTATTTGAAGCTCAAAAAAATTGTGACCAACTTATTGCTGTTTACTGTTTCGATCCACGTCAATTCACTTTCGATAGGTTCGGATTTAAAAAAACCGAAAAATATAGAGCGCAATTTTTAATCGAAACCGTTACAAACTTAAAATTTCAGCTTAGGAATTTAAATATTGATTTACTGATTTATCATGATTTTCCAGAAGCTAAAATTTCAGAAATTTGTGAGCACTTTGAAATAAATTCTATATATTTTCAAAGGGAATGGACACAGGAGGAAGTCAATGTAGAGAACCATCTAAAATCAAAACTCGACAACGTTGAGTTTCATTCCTATTACAATCAATTTTTATATCATCCTGAGGATATCAATTTTGAGATTGCCAAAACACCACAAGTTTTTACTGTTTTTAGAAAGAAACTTGAAAAGCATATAGACATTCGAAAAGAATTAAAAATTAACAAATGTGCTGAGGAAAATCGAATTGAGAATACCACTGAAATTCCAACATTAAAAGATTTGGGGTTTGAACATTTTGAAACCCATCCAAACACTGCATTTCCCTTTAAAGGAGGCGAATCCGAAGCTTTAAATCGCCTAAATGATTACTTTTTTAGCACTAAGAAATTAGGATTTTATAAAAAAACAAGAAATGGATTAGTTGGATCTGACTACAGCTCAAAATTTTCAGCATGGTTAGCAAATGGCTCCATTTCTGCTAGAACCATTTATTGGAAAGTAAAACAATTTGAAGCTGAGCACTATAAAAACCAATCCACATATTGGTTAATTTTCGAACTTATTTGGCGTGACTATTTTAAATATGTGTCATTAAAATATGGCAATCAAATCTTTAAGATTGACGGCATTCTGAATAAAAATTACAATTGGAGTACCGATAAAGTTCAGGTTGAAAAATGGATCCAAGGAAAAACAAATTCCGACTTTGTAAATGCCAATATGTTAGAAATTAAAAAAACCGGTTGGATGAGCAATAGAGGTCGCCAAAACGTAGCGTCCTATTTTGCCAAAGAATTACAACTGGATTGGCGCATTGGTGCAGCCTATTTTGAATCCTTGTTAATTGACTATGATGTTCACAGTAATTATGGAAATTGGCTGTATGTAGCAGGAGTTGGTAACGATCCCAGAGATCGCAAATTTAATGTGGAATTGCAGGCTGCCCGTTATGACGAAAACGGAAAGTTCAGAAAACTATGGTTGCAACCCACTTTATTCTAA
- a CDS encoding flavin reductase family protein, which translates to MAEFSGDDLDQMHHVYRINLINSCSGYKSANLIGTKSKDDISNVAVFSSVTHLGSNPALLGFFLRPTTVMRNTYHNIKATGEYTINHIHNAILEDAHHTSAKYDGHISEFDVTKLIEDYKDRFSAPFVKHSPVQIAMQYVEEYPIAANNTILVIGKIEKLYIEDALMEKDGFLNLSKGKIATINGLDGYAIPALKERLEYQRPKPEFVNTND; encoded by the coding sequence ATGGCAGAATTTAGCGGTGATGATTTAGATCAGATGCACCATGTGTACAGAATCAACTTAATTAATAGCTGTTCTGGTTATAAATCTGCAAATTTAATAGGTACTAAAAGTAAAGATGATATTAGCAATGTCGCTGTGTTTAGTTCGGTGACGCATTTGGGTTCCAATCCTGCATTATTGGGCTTTTTTCTAAGACCAACAACTGTAATGCGAAATACATATCATAATATTAAAGCAACAGGTGAATACACTATTAATCACATTCACAATGCTATTTTAGAGGACGCTCATCATACTTCCGCTAAATATGATGGTCACATTTCTGAATTCGACGTTACAAAGCTGATAGAAGATTATAAAGATAGATTTTCTGCTCCATTTGTGAAACATTCACCGGTTCAGATAGCAATGCAATATGTTGAAGAATATCCTATTGCTGCCAATAATACAATTTTAGTAATAGGGAAAATCGAAAAACTTTACATTGAAGATGCGCTAATGGAGAAAGATGGATTCTTGAACTTATCCAAAGGCAAAATAGCAACGATTAATGGACTCGATGGCTACGCTATACCAGCGTTAAAGGAACGTTTAGAGTACCAAAGACCAAAACCAGAATTTGTAAACACCAATGACTAA
- a CDS encoding DUF2911 domain-containing protein encodes MKKLVLFTFAFTLMLSVNAQIETPQPSPAAKIEQVVGLTDVTLEYSRPSMRGREVFGNLVPYDKMWRAGANKNTIITFSNPVTVGGNELKAGSYAVFIKPSEKTWDVYFYSDTENWGTPQNWDDSKVAAKATVDVMEIPANVETWTISFDDLTNDSAHLGMMWANTYAAVKFEVPTDKAVTSAIEKIMAGPSANDYYASAVYYMNADKDLDKAKEWMDKAMSMVKEPRFWQLRQQSLLYAKMGDTKNAIATAKKSLAKAEEAGNADYVKMNKDSLKEWGAK; translated from the coding sequence ATGAAAAAACTAGTACTATTTACATTTGCCTTCACGTTGATGCTTTCGGTAAATGCACAAATTGAAACACCACAGCCAAGTCCTGCGGCGAAGATTGAACAAGTTGTAGGTTTAACGGATGTAACGCTAGAATACTCTCGACCAAGCATGCGAGGTAGAGAAGTTTTTGGAAATTTAGTGCCCTACGATAAAATGTGGAGAGCCGGAGCTAATAAAAATACCATTATTACGTTCAGCAATCCAGTTACTGTGGGAGGGAACGAATTGAAAGCAGGTTCTTACGCTGTATTTATTAAACCTTCAGAGAAAACTTGGGATGTTTATTTTTATTCGGATACCGAAAATTGGGGAACACCACAAAATTGGGATGACTCTAAAGTTGCTGCCAAAGCCACTGTTGACGTCATGGAAATTCCTGCAAATGTTGAAACATGGACTATTAGTTTTGACGATTTAACTAATGATTCCGCTCATTTAGGTATGATGTGGGCTAACACTTATGCTGCTGTAAAATTTGAGGTTCCGACTGATAAAGCAGTAACTTCTGCTATTGAAAAAATAATGGCTGGTCCTTCAGCGAATGACTATTATGCTTCTGCTGTATATTATATGAATGCTGATAAAGATTTGGACAAAGCTAAAGAGTGGATGGACAAAGCCATGTCTATGGTAAAAGAACCAAGATTTTGGCAACTAAGACAACAGTCTTTGTTATATGCAAAAATGGGAGATACTAAAAATGCCATTGCTACTGCCAAAAAATCGCTTGCTAAAGCTGAGGAAGCAGGAAATGCTGATTATGTAAAAATGAACAAAGACTCTTTAAAAGAATGGGGAGCGAAGTAA
- a CDS encoding SDR family oxidoreductase, with amino-acid sequence MRILITGTTGYIARRLALQLLEDEHELICCVRDLNRIPDEIEDNPLCSFIKLDFLDPEPDKIPDDIDAAYYLIHSMSTNSDDFEDLERQCAQNFKNLVKSTNCKQVIYLSGIVNDESLSKHLKSRLQVENTLQSDSYALTTFRAGIIVGSGSASFEIIRDIVEKLPFMITPKWLNTKTQPLGIRDVLNFLAGGLGKQELHNNAYDIYGPEILTYKQMLLQFAEVRGLKRYIVTLPVLTPKLSSYWLYFVTSTSFQLASALVDSMKVEVIGKPSDINKIIGIQPMDYKTAVNLAFQRIEQNTVVSSWKDAVSSGRFKDQLSKHVEIPQYGCFKDVRHRKVTDETYTLNKIWAIGGRTGWYSFNGLWKLRGYMDKLFGGVGLRRGRTSDTYLEAGDALDFWRVLYANKDEKRLLLFAEMRLPGEAWLEFKIVKGQLYQRAVFRPKGVWGRLYWYSVLPFHAFVFSGMINALVNK; translated from the coding sequence ATGCGAATTTTAATCACAGGAACAACAGGCTATATTGCCAGAAGATTAGCACTACAACTGCTCGAGGACGAGCATGAACTCATTTGCTGTGTACGTGATTTAAATCGTATTCCCGATGAAATAGAAGACAATCCGCTTTGTTCTTTTATAAAACTCGATTTTCTAGATCCTGAACCCGATAAAATTCCCGACGACATTGATGCTGCGTATTACTTAATACATTCCATGTCCACGAATTCGGATGATTTCGAAGATTTAGAGCGACAATGCGCACAGAATTTTAAAAATCTTGTTAAGTCGACTAATTGTAAACAAGTGATTTACTTAAGTGGAATTGTAAACGATGAATCGCTTTCAAAACACTTAAAATCGAGATTACAGGTTGAAAACACATTGCAATCCGATAGCTATGCGTTAACCACTTTCAGAGCCGGAATTATCGTCGGTAGCGGAAGTGCTTCTTTTGAAATTATAAGGGATATTGTAGAAAAGTTGCCCTTTATGATCACACCAAAATGGTTGAATACTAAAACCCAACCGCTCGGTATTAGGGATGTCCTTAATTTTTTAGCTGGTGGACTGGGAAAACAAGAACTGCACAACAACGCTTACGATATTTATGGACCAGAAATATTGACTTACAAACAAATGCTATTGCAATTTGCAGAGGTAAGAGGCTTAAAACGATATATTGTTACACTACCCGTTTTAACTCCAAAACTATCCTCTTATTGGTTATATTTTGTGACATCAACATCCTTCCAATTGGCTTCTGCTTTAGTAGATAGCATGAAAGTGGAAGTCATTGGTAAGCCAAGTGATATCAATAAAATTATTGGTATCCAACCCATGGATTACAAAACAGCAGTGAATTTAGCCTTTCAAAGAATAGAACAGAACACAGTGGTATCGAGTTGGAAGGATGCAGTAAGCAGTGGACGGTTTAAAGATCAATTGTCGAAGCATGTTGAAATACCACAATACGGTTGTTTTAAAGACGTAAGACACCGAAAAGTAACTGATGAAACCTATACCCTAAATAAAATTTGGGCTATTGGTGGCAGAACGGGTTGGTATAGTTTTAACGGACTATGGAAACTAAGAGGTTATATGGACAAACTCTTTGGAGGCGTTGGTTTACGACGTGGACGAACAAGTGACACCTATTTAGAGGCAGGCGATGCTTTAGATTTTTGGCGGGTTTTATATGCCAATAAAGATGAAAAACGACTTTTACTTTTTGCAGAAATGCGTTTACCAGGCGAAGCGTGGTTAGAATTCAAAATTGTAAAAGGCCAACTCTACCAACGCGCTGTTTTTAGACCGAAAGGCGTTTGGGGACGATTGTATTGGTATTCCGTATTACCATTTCATGCGTTTGTTTTTAGCGGAATGATAAATGCTTTGGTCAATAAATGA
- a CDS encoding cryptochrome/photolyase family protein, whose protein sequence is MKDKEIIIIFPHQLFKNAAILDADCAIYLVEEFLFFKHYKFHKQKIAFHRATMKCYETYLKSKNKTVHYIEAIEKHSDVRQLIPTLIEDGIETLHITDPTDNWLEKHIKSVAKEITIEWYENPLFINTKEDLSSFFKPNKKKFFQTSFYKEQRKKRDILMVAKEPEGGKWTYDSENRKKYPKDKTPPNIQFPDKTDYHKEAETYVNKHFKNHYGQLTEFALYPNDFETSEAWFQQFLNIRFHEFGIYEDAIVRNEHILNHSVLSPLINVGLLQPEQVIHKAIDYAKENEIPINSTEGFVRQIMGWREFIRGVYEVKGTEERNRNFWGFKRKIPNSFYKGSTGIQPIDDVIKKVLKTGYAHHIERLMLLGNFMVLCEFDPDEVYQWFMELFIDAYDWVMVPNVYGMSLFADGGLMSTKPYISGSNYIMKMSDYKKGDWQPIWDGLFWTFMDKHRDFFLSNPRLGMLIGTFDKMDTATKEKHFEAARAFFENLDNEQ, encoded by the coding sequence TTGAAAGACAAAGAAATCATAATAATTTTCCCTCATCAACTATTTAAGAACGCAGCTATTTTAGATGCAGACTGCGCCATTTATTTGGTTGAAGAATTCCTGTTTTTCAAACACTATAAATTCCACAAGCAAAAAATAGCATTTCATCGTGCTACAATGAAATGCTATGAAACGTATTTAAAATCAAAAAATAAAACTGTTCACTATATTGAAGCTATCGAAAAGCACTCAGATGTGAGACAATTAATTCCAACACTTATTGAAGATGGAATTGAAACCCTTCATATTACAGACCCAACTGACAATTGGCTTGAAAAACATATTAAATCAGTTGCTAAAGAAATAACAATTGAATGGTATGAAAATCCATTATTCATTAATACAAAGGAAGACTTAAGTTCATTCTTTAAACCTAATAAAAAGAAATTCTTTCAAACGTCATTTTATAAAGAGCAGCGAAAAAAACGTGATATTCTGATGGTTGCGAAAGAGCCCGAAGGCGGAAAATGGACCTATGATTCAGAAAACAGAAAAAAATATCCGAAAGACAAAACACCACCAAACATTCAATTTCCAGATAAAACAGATTATCATAAAGAAGCCGAAACTTATGTCAATAAACATTTCAAAAATCATTATGGTCAGTTAACGGAGTTCGCTCTTTATCCCAATGATTTTGAGACTTCAGAAGCTTGGTTTCAACAATTTTTAAACATCAGATTCCATGAATTTGGAATCTATGAAGATGCCATTGTACGAAACGAACATATACTTAACCACAGCGTATTGTCGCCATTGATTAATGTTGGTTTGCTTCAACCGGAACAGGTCATACACAAAGCAATTGATTATGCAAAGGAAAATGAAATTCCCATCAACTCAACCGAAGGATTTGTAAGGCAAATAATGGGATGGCGAGAGTTTATACGAGGTGTTTACGAAGTTAAAGGGACGGAAGAACGCAATAGAAATTTTTGGGGATTCAAGCGTAAAATTCCAAATTCATTTTATAAGGGCTCTACAGGAATTCAACCTATTGACGATGTCATTAAAAAAGTATTGAAAACGGGTTACGCCCACCATATTGAACGCTTGATGCTTTTAGGGAATTTTATGGTGTTGTGCGAATTTGATCCAGACGAGGTTTACCAATGGTTTATGGAGCTATTCATTGATGCTTATGATTGGGTAATGGTACCAAATGTGTATGGTATGAGTTTGTTTGCGGACGGCGGATTAATGTCCACAAAGCCCTACATAAGCGGTAGCAATTACATTATGAAAATGAGCGACTATAAAAAAGGTGATTGGCAACCTATTTGGGACGGTTTGTTTTGGACATTTATGGATAAACATAGAGATTTCTTTTTGAGCAATCCAAGATTAGGGATGCTCATAGGAACATTTGACAAGATGGACACAGCAACGAAAGAAAAGCACTTTGAGGCGGCACGAGCATTTTTTGAAAATTTAGATAATGAGCAATAG
- a CDS encoding sodium:solute symporter, with amino-acid sequence MPQTLDWIDWTVLIATLATIVGYGTWKTRGRKNAEDYIKGGNTTQWWTIGLSVMATQASAITFLSTTGQAFSDGMGFVQFYFGLPIAMVIICLVFIPLYHRLKVYTAYEFLENRFDLKTRSLTAILFLIQRGLAAGITIFAPAIILSVVLGWNIVTLNIIIGVLVIIYTVSGGTKAVTVTQKQQMFVIFAGMVAALVIIINLIPEDVSFKDAIDIAGATGKMQVLDFSFDLENRYTVWTGLIGGTFLMLSYFGTDQSQVQRYLSGKSVKEMQMGLMFNGMLKVPMQFFILLVGVMVFVFYQFNPSPLNFIDKSTETVLASDYGDDYRALQEQQAELFDLKNKVSLQLAKSESDDNASRKRLAALNILEKSYRLRSKFLIKKAIDPDYAMAYDKLQAEVNNLESNPESETYNEKFAELDALYNDAAKDTQTNDRDYMFIRFILNHLPIGLIGLLLAVILSAAMSSTASEINALATITSMDLYGRNLNEDKGEDHMVKMTKWFTLGWGIVAIIIACFADLAENLIQLVNIIGSIFYGNVLGIFLLAFFFKHIKGNAVFTGALITQAIVVIGWWLEWMPYLWLNLFGCILVILIAHILQPILPKKTV; translated from the coding sequence ATGCCTCAAACTTTAGATTGGATTGATTGGACGGTTTTGATTGCTACTTTAGCCACAATAGTTGGTTATGGCACCTGGAAAACCAGAGGTCGAAAAAATGCAGAAGATTACATAAAAGGCGGAAACACCACACAATGGTGGACGATTGGGCTTTCTGTAATGGCAACCCAAGCCAGTGCAATCACATTCCTTTCTACAACAGGTCAAGCATTTTCCGATGGTATGGGATTTGTCCAATTTTATTTTGGACTTCCCATTGCCATGGTTATCATCTGCCTGGTATTTATTCCACTTTACCATAGGCTTAAGGTTTATACAGCTTACGAGTTTCTCGAAAACAGATTCGACCTCAAAACCCGAAGTTTAACGGCTATTCTCTTTTTAATCCAACGTGGTTTAGCTGCAGGAATTACCATTTTTGCACCTGCAATTATTCTATCCGTCGTTTTAGGCTGGAACATCGTGACCTTAAATATTATCATTGGTGTTTTAGTCATTATCTACACCGTTTCAGGAGGCACCAAAGCCGTTACAGTCACCCAAAAGCAACAAATGTTTGTGATTTTTGCAGGAATGGTGGCCGCTTTAGTAATCATAATCAACTTAATTCCTGAAGACGTTTCTTTTAAAGATGCTATTGATATTGCTGGAGCAACCGGCAAAATGCAAGTTTTGGATTTCTCTTTCGATTTGGAAAATAGATATACCGTTTGGACCGGTTTAATAGGCGGAACGTTTTTAATGCTCTCCTATTTCGGCACAGACCAAAGCCAAGTACAACGTTACCTTTCTGGGAAATCTGTCAAGGAAATGCAAATGGGACTAATGTTCAACGGGATGCTTAAAGTGCCCATGCAGTTCTTCATTTTATTGGTTGGTGTGATGGTCTTTGTGTTTTATCAGTTTAACCCTTCCCCTTTAAATTTTATAGATAAATCCACAGAGACGGTTTTAGCCTCTGATTATGGAGACGATTACAGAGCGCTTCAAGAACAACAAGCAGAACTGTTCGATTTAAAAAACAAAGTATCCTTACAATTAGCAAAATCGGAAAGCGATGACAATGCATCAAGAAAACGATTAGCGGCCTTAAATATATTAGAAAAATCTTATCGTTTACGCTCTAAATTTTTGATTAAAAAAGCTATTGATCCAGATTATGCAATGGCTTATGATAAACTTCAAGCCGAAGTTAATAATTTAGAATCCAATCCAGAAAGCGAAACTTACAATGAGAAATTTGCCGAGCTAGATGCTTTATATAACGACGCTGCAAAAGATACCCAGACCAATGACAGGGATTATATGTTTATTCGATTTATATTAAACCATCTTCCTATAGGATTGATTGGTTTACTATTGGCCGTAATTTTATCTGCAGCCATGTCTTCGACGGCCTCAGAAATCAATGCTTTGGCTACCATAACATCTATGGATTTATACGGTAGAAATCTTAATGAAGATAAAGGCGAGGACCACATGGTAAAGATGACGAAATGGTTCACCTTGGGCTGGGGAATCGTTGCTATAATTATTGCGTGTTTTGCAGATTTAGCAGAAAATTTAATCCAACTCGTTAATATTATAGGTTCTATTTTTTACGGCAATGTTTTGGGTATATTTTTACTGGCTTTCTTCTTTAAACATATTAAAGGAAATGCCGTATTTACCGGAGCACTAATCACACAAGCTATTGTGGTTATTGGTTGGTGGTTAGAATGGATGCCTTATTTATGGTTGAATTTATTTGGGTGCATACTTGTTATCCTTATTGCTCATATACTGCAGCCCATATTACCTAAAAAAACAGTTTAA
- a CDS encoding DUF2256 domain-containing protein, with amino-acid sequence MKAVKKSNLPTKICPVCSRSFIWRKKWKKDWDKVKYCSEKCRRQKTTSI; translated from the coding sequence ATGAAAGCAGTTAAAAAATCGAATCTTCCAACGAAAATTTGTCCAGTTTGTAGTAGATCTTTTATATGGCGGAAGAAATGGAAAAAAGATTGGGACAAGGTAAAATATTGTAGTGAAAAATGCAGGAGACAAAAGACAACATCAATTTAG
- a CDS encoding ABC1 kinase family protein, translating to MKTIDSIPITKISRATKLVSTGAKVGVNYLKYYGDKMVNSKEDAKNRLNENNAEDIYDSLKKLKGSALKVAQMLSMEKSILPQAYVEKFSLSQFSVPPLSPPLVIKTFKKYFGKHPEELFDTFNATSVNAASIGQVHLAEKDGKKFAVKIQYPGVAESIASDLALVKPIAIKMFNIKGKDSDKYFKEVENKLTEETNYILEIEQSKTVAEACQHIPNLKFPTYYEEYSSERIITMDYMKGEHLSEFVAHNTDTDISNKLGQALWDFYMFQIHNLRKVHADPHPGNFLVSDSGDLIALDFGCMKTIPEDFYVPYFELANKDCINDPKKFSEKMYELEILRKDDSKEEIEFFSAMFHELLSLFTKPLHSEVFDFSNPEFFNQITEMGQRYSKSTELRNMNGNRGSQHFIYINRTFFGLYNLMFDLKAQNVKINNFINL from the coding sequence ATGAAAACCATAGATAGCATTCCAATTACTAAAATATCGCGAGCCACTAAATTAGTTTCGACTGGTGCAAAAGTTGGTGTCAATTACTTAAAGTATTATGGCGACAAAATGGTAAATTCTAAAGAAGATGCCAAAAATAGACTTAATGAAAATAATGCAGAGGATATTTATGATAGCTTAAAAAAACTTAAAGGAAGTGCCTTGAAAGTTGCACAAATGCTCAGTATGGAGAAGAGCATTTTGCCACAGGCGTATGTTGAAAAATTTTCATTATCCCAATTTTCAGTGCCACCTTTATCACCACCTTTAGTTATAAAAACATTTAAAAAATATTTTGGGAAACATCCCGAAGAACTATTTGATACTTTCAACGCAACTTCAGTAAATGCTGCCAGTATTGGTCAAGTCCACTTGGCAGAGAAGGATGGGAAAAAATTTGCTGTGAAAATCCAATATCCTGGAGTTGCGGAAAGTATTGCTTCTGATTTGGCTTTAGTAAAACCAATTGCCATAAAAATGTTTAATATTAAAGGAAAAGATTCTGATAAATATTTTAAGGAAGTTGAAAATAAACTCACAGAAGAAACCAATTATATATTGGAAATTGAGCAAAGCAAAACTGTGGCTGAAGCTTGTCAACATATTCCGAATTTGAAATTTCCGACGTATTACGAGGAATACTCTTCAGAACGCATCATCACTATGGATTATATGAAAGGTGAACATCTTTCGGAATTTGTAGCCCATAATACCGACACAGATATATCGAACAAACTCGGTCAAGCGCTTTGGGATTTTTATATGTTTCAAATTCATAATTTGAGAAAAGTCCATGCGGATCCACATCCTGGAAATTTCCTAGTTTCTGATTCTGGAGATTTAATTGCACTTGATTTTGGTTGTATGAAGACCATTCCCGAAGATTTTTATGTGCCTTATTTTGAATTGGCCAATAAAGACTGTATCAATGATCCTAAGAAATTCTCAGAAAAAATGTATGAATTGGAAATCCTTAGAAAAGATGATTCCAAGGAAGAAATTGAATTCTTTAGTGCTATGTTTCATGAACTGCTGAGTCTTTTTACAAAACCATTGCATTCTGAAGTATTTGATTTTTCAAATCCTGAATTTTTCAATCAAATTACAGAAATGGGCCAACGCTATTCTAAAAGCACCGAATTAAGAAACATGAACGGCAATCGAGGTTCACAACATTTTATTTATATTAACAGAACCTTCTTTGGATTGTATAATTTAATGTTCGATTTAAAAGCGCAAAACGTAAAAATCAATAATTTTATAAATCTATAG
- a CDS encoding Gfo/Idh/MocA family protein → MKSKIINWGIIGAGKIASKFASDLSTVSNCNLFGIASRSLEKAQDFANEFHANNAYGSYEALASDPNIDAIYIATPHSFHKAHTILCLNHKKAVLCEKPFAMNLDEVNEMIEVSKANNTLLMEALWTAFLPHFEYVENLFNKKHFGNIIKLEADFGFHPTYDESSRLFDKSVGGGSLLDIGIYPVFAALSTLGKPNTIDAKAKFFDSGADSECHMVFQYENTKAILNSTLREETNTEAIFYCENGIIKINGRFHEPSTVTLIDENGNTEVKDFDYKTIGYSYEIEHFNQLLRDGKTESDIMTFESSRQLIKTLDEIRSLIDLNYK, encoded by the coding sequence ATGAAGTCAAAAATAATTAATTGGGGAATTATTGGAGCTGGTAAAATAGCTTCAAAATTTGCTAGCGATTTAAGCACAGTTTCTAATTGTAATTTATTTGGTATTGCTTCGAGAAGTCTAGAAAAAGCTCAAGATTTCGCCAATGAATTTCATGCAAATAACGCTTACGGAAGCTATGAAGCACTAGCATCAGATCCAAATATTGATGCCATTTACATCGCAACACCACATAGTTTTCATAAAGCGCATACTATATTATGTCTAAACCATAAAAAAGCGGTATTGTGCGAAAAGCCATTCGCTATGAATTTGGATGAAGTGAATGAGATGATTGAAGTTTCCAAAGCAAACAACACACTCTTGATGGAAGCCTTATGGACGGCTTTTCTACCACATTTTGAATATGTGGAAAATCTATTCAATAAAAAACACTTTGGTAATATAATAAAACTTGAAGCCGATTTTGGGTTTCATCCTACTTATGATGAAAGCTCTAGACTTTTCGACAAATCCGTTGGAGGTGGCAGCTTGTTGGATATAGGAATTTATCCTGTCTTTGCTGCACTTTCAACCTTAGGGAAACCAAATACTATAGACGCTAAAGCGAAATTTTTTGATTCTGGAGCCGATTCAGAATGTCACATGGTTTTTCAATATGAAAACACCAAAGCCATTTTAAACAGCACATTACGAGAAGAAACGAATACAGAAGCTATTTTTTATTGTGAAAACGGCATCATAAAAATCAATGGTCGTTTCCATGAACCTTCAACGGTTACCTTAATTGATGAAAACGGAAATACAGAAGTAAAGGATTTCGACTATAAAACTATTGGCTACAGTTATGAAATTGAACATTTTAATCAATTACTTAGAGATGGCAAAACTGAAAGTGATATTATGACTTTTGAAAGCAGCCGACAACTGATTAAAACTTTAGATGAAATCAGAAGCTTAATCGATTTAAACTATAAATAA